The Pungitius pungitius chromosome 10, fPunPun2.1, whole genome shotgun sequence genome has a window encoding:
- the gjc4b gene encoding gap junction gamma-1 protein, whose translation MSWSFLTRLLDEISNHSTFVGKIWLTLLIVFRIVLTAVGGESIYYDEQSKFACNTQQPGCENVCYDAFAPLSHIRFWVFQVIMITTPTIMYLGFAMHKIARMDDSDYRPRKRMPIVSRGANRDYEEAEDNGEEDPMILEEIEPEKKEEEKEAPEKKQSNKHDGRRRIKRDGLMKVYVFQLLSRAIFEASFLFGQYVLYGLEVVPSYVCTRSPCPHTVDCFVSRPTEKTIFLLIMYGVSALCLLFTLLEILHLGISGIRDCFCRPRTPSPPRHAAPPSHRSSLSRQQPSAPPGYHTALKKDPSGKMAFRDNLVDSGRESFGDEASSRELERLRRHLKLAQQHLDLAYQTGESSPSRSSSPESNGTAVEQNRLNFAQEKQSGTCEKGVRA comes from the exons ATGAGCTGGAGCTTCCTCACGCGTCTGCTGGACGAGATCTCCAACCACTCCACCTTCGTGGGCAAGATCTGGCTCACCCTCCTCATCGTCTTCCGCATCGTGCTGACGGCGGTCGGGGGCGAGTCCATCTACTACGATGAGCAGAGCAAGTTCGCGTGCAACACGCAGCAGCCCGGCTGCGAGAACGTGTGCTACGACGCGTTCGCGCCGCTGTCGCACATCCGCTTCTGGGTGTTCCAGGTGATCATGATCACCACCCCCACCATCATGTACCTGGGCTTCGCCATGCACAAGATCGCCCGCATGGACGACAGCGACTACCGGCCCCGCAAGCGCATGCCCATCGTGAGCCGCGGCGCCAACCGCGACTacgaggaggcggaggacaACGGCGAGGAGGACCCCATGATCCTGGAGGAGATCGAGccggagaagaaggaggaggagaaggaggcgccGGAGAAGAAGCAGAGCAACAAGCACGACGGGAGGCGGCGCATCAAGCGCGACGGCCTGATGAAGGTCTACGTCTTCCAGCTGCTGTCGCGCGCCATCTTCGAGGCCTCGTTCCTCTTCGGGCAGTACGTCCTCTACGGGCTGGAGGTGGTGCCGTCGTACGTGTGCACGCGCTCGCCGTGCCCGCACACGGTGGACTGCTTCGTGTCGCGCCCCACGGAGAAGACCATCTTCCTGCTCATCATGTACGGCGTGAGCGCCCTGTGTCTGCTCTTCACCCTGCTGGAGATCCTGCACCTCGGCATCAGCGGCATCCGGGACTGCTTCTGCAGGCCGCgcacccccagccccccccggCACGCCGCCCCGCCCAGCCACCGCTCCTCCCTCAGCCGCCAGCAGCCGTCGGCGCCGCCGGGCTACCACACGGCGCTGAAGAAGGACCCGTCGGGGAAGATGGCCTTCCGGGACAACCTGGTGGACTCGGGGCGCGAGTCGTTCGGGGACGAGGCGTCGTCGCgggagctggagaggctgcGGAGGCACCTGAAGCTGGCCCAGCAGCACCTGGACCTGGCCTACCAGACCGGGGAGAGCAGCCCGTCGCGCAGCAGCAGCCCCGAGTCCAACGGCACCGCGGTGGAGCAGAACCGGCTCAACTTCGCCCAGGAGAAGCAGAGCGGTACCTGTGAGAAAG GTGTCCGTGCGTAG